The nucleotide sequence GTCGGTTCTGGGGTGCAGTAAGGACCAGGAATCCTATTGCCTCCTCACCAAACCATCCCCATCAATCACAAATCCAGCAGGTCAGCCACGTTGTGTGCCCTCGCTGCTGAGTATCCATTTCAAGGAGAACCATCACAATGAAACCTGATGTATATATTGTAATCCCAACATACTGGCAAGGGACAAAGGATCGAAAAGGAGTCAAGGAAGACCTGATCTTCGACCACCCCACCTACCTGGATGGACCAGATACCCTGTCTGCATCATTGGAAAGTCTAGCAAAGGCTAACCAATCAATTCCCTTCAGGGTACTGGTTCTCAGTGCCCCTATCCACCCAGAACTTGAGCAAGAGGTAACAGCAAGGGTTGATTCCATAATAGAACAATATCGTGATCGCCTTGACATCGGGCATTTCCATGGGGAGGCACTACGACTGCTACAAATTCATCTCCAACAGAAAGGTTTTAATCCAAACCACCTCTCCCTACAGGGCTATGCAGCAATCAGGAACTGCCAACTTGCTGTGCCTTCCATCCTTGGTGCTTCCCTGATTGCAGCAATCGATGACGATGAGGTAGTGCCCCTCGATTACCCAGAGCAAATCCAGCGATACGCTGGAAAGAATGGCATCGATCTTATTGCTGGAAGATACCGTTATGAGAATGGCAAGACGTTTGTACATGACCGCTCAGAAGGAAGAAAGGATGCAGGGCTCTTCTTGAAGAAACAACGTTACCAGAACATGGTGTATCAAGGTATCGAGGACACACCTGAAGACCTGGTCGATACATCCATTGTACTGGGTGGGAATATGGTATTCAGCCGACCTCTCTTTACACATGTCCCCTTTGACCCCTTCATACGCAGGGGAGAGGATATCGACTACATGATCAACGCGGCCATGGCTGGCTTCTCCTGGAAGTGTGACAAGAATCTGTGGATCGACCATTACCCTCCTGCTTGTGAAGAGAGGAGCAAGCTCCAGGAAGATGTTATCAGATTCCTGTATGAGCGGGCAAAAATCAAGGAAAGCAAGAGACAAAAAGGATTCAATACCATCACCGCTGCAGATCTTGGCCCCTACCCTGGTCTCTTCCTTCAAGACAATCTTGAGGAGGAGGCACTCCTAGCACTCCATGGTCGAGATACAGCTATACAACAAGAACCATGGTATCTTACTCCAGAAGAAGTGCTGGAAGAAGGGTCACGATTGGCCACTCAGGTAACAGAGTTCTTCGACTTTGCACGAATCTGGCCTACCTTGCTTTCATCCCTTGAGCAAGACACAATTTTTGCCCAGCGGCTTGAAGATTTGGTATTCTAGCTGACCAAGGCAGAGAGAATTCTCTGCCTTGCCTTGTAAAAGCTTTGACAAGCAAGGGTTTCCTTAATAGTATAGATGATATATCATCTATATAATAAGGAGTACATCATGCATGAACCATTATCGCACTATATGAAAGTTGGCCTTATTCACTTCATGGCATATCCAGTAAGCAACGGAAAAGGACCAGTTGCAGAAACCTTCCGGAAGATCTGTCTGGACCCCTTCTTTGAAGTTGCAGAGATTACCTGGATTCAGGACCCGGAAGTACGGGCACAAGTGAAGCAGATGAAAGAGGTCTCTCATCTCTCTGTTACCTTCGGAGCCCAGCCATGCCTCCTCTCCCAGAAGATGAATATCAATGACTTGGATGAACAGAAACGGATAAAAGCCGTTCAACAGTTGAAAGACAATGTTGATGAAGCCTATGAGATTGGGGCAACCGCACTTGCCTACCTGAGTGGCCCCTATGAAGAAAAGACTCGTGAACAGTCATATCAGGCACTCGTTGCTTCAACAAAAGAACTCTGCGCCTATGCAGCTTCAAAAGGTTCCCTGAAGATCGCCCTTGAAGTTTTTGACTATGACATAGACAAGAAAAGTCTCATTGGACCAGCTGACTTGGCTTCCCGCTTTGCAAAAGAAATTCGCATAGATTACCCTGAGTTCGGACTCATGGTTGACCTGAGCCATATCCCACTCCTGCATGAAACCATTGAAGAATCACTTGATCCTGTGAAGGAGTATATCGTGCATGCCCATATGGGCAACTGTGTGATGAAAGATCCCTCACTACCAGGGTATGGGGATCAACACCCCCGTTTTGGATTCCCAAACAGTGAAAACGACGTAGAAGAGCTAGCCGCTTACTTGGAATATCTGCTTTCAATCGGTTTCCTGAATAAAGAAAACAGGCCGGTGGTCAGTTTTGAGGTAAAACCTCAAGAGGGAGAAGACCCAGAACTGGTCATTGCAAACGCCAAACGAACGCTGCTTCGTGCTTGGGCTCATGTCACAACCAAAGATTAACTAGAAATATCTCTGGTTTATCCGTATCATGGTAACGATACTTGAAGGAAGGAAAGGATGAGGAAATGATACATAAAAACGACCAATTGTACCAAACAGCAGCAGAAAAGGCTTATGAAGCGATAAGCGAAAAGATTATCAGCGGGGAATATGAGCCTGGAAAACGATTGGTCCGCCGTCAGCTCGCTCAAGAGCTCGGTATGAGTGCAATTCCCATCCTGGAGGCGATGAAACGTCTTGAACAGGATGGTTTGATCGAGTACCGGGCCCATTGGGGCTCCATTGTCACCATTCCTACCATCGATCGTGTCATGGATATGTTCACGATGAGAGAAGCCCTTGAATGCCAAGTAGCAAGAATTCTTGCAGTCAAAGCCACAGAAGAGCAACAAGAACAGCTCCTCTCCTTGGCAAAAGAGTTGGATAAAATCCGTTATGAAGCTAATGATGCAGAGACAGTGACCCACCTTCACATCAAGTTTCACTTGCAGATGGCAGAATTCACTGGCTTCCCTTCATTGCTGGCAGGATTACAGAAGAACAACTTCCAGTGGCTGATCTTCAATGCCACAAGATCCAGGAGGCTACGGGCCAATATCCAACCATATTGGCATACAACCCTCCTGGAGCATATTTTCAAACATGACCCAGACCTCGCAGAGAAAAAGATGCGGGAACATATCTACGATGCATACAACCCCATTTTGGAGGACCTGCAGCAGATTCACTGACTCATTGGTTCCAGCAACGCTGGAGAAAACCATAGTATAATTGATATATCAATTATATCGCATATATTTTCTTTACTTCGCAGGGAGGAATTACCAATGTCTCGATTGTTTTCAACACATCAAAAAAGTCTTGCTTACTGGGAAAAAACAGCTGATCTCGTTGATCAGTTCATCGACATTCCCCTCAACTATCGTCAAAGCGGGCACCCAGGGGGCTCCCGCTCCAAAGTCCATATGCTGCTTTCCCTGATGCTCAGCGGAGCAATGCGCTGGGACATCAGAGATAGCGACAAACGCTTCTCTGATAAATTCATCCTTGGCTGTGGTCACACCATCCCCTTGGTCTATGCTACCCTTGCAGTGCTGAATGAAGCACTCAGAATCAAGTATGAAGAGACAAAGGATCCCAAGTACCTGGTCAAGGGAGGAAGCGAGAGAACCCTGCTCTGGGAGGACCTGCTGGGATTCAGACACCAAGGAGGACTCTCTGGTCATGCTGAGGCAACAGGAAAGACATCCTTCCTGCAGACCAACACCGGACCATCGGGACATGGAACCCCTGGAGCAGCGGGAACCGCGTTCGCCCTGAAGCGAGCTGGAGCCGGAGAAGTGCAGGTATTCATCTTTGAGGGAGAGGGAGGTCTTACCCCCGGGTCTACCCACGAAACACTCAATACTGCTTGGGGCATGGCCTTGGACAACCTCCACTTCCTTGTTGACTGGAATGACTTTGGCATCGATGGACATACCACCAGCAGTGTAGTACCAGGAACCCCTGAAGATTGGTTCGCTCCCCATGGCTGGAGAGTATGTGGAACCGAACAAGGTTCTGACTTTGCCTCGGTAACCGAGGTTCTTAAAACCCTCATTGCTTCTGATGATGAGCAAAAACGCCCCTCGATGGCTTGGTTCAAGACCCGCAAGGGGCGAGGCTACGGAAAGTATGATGCCGCAAGCCATGGTGCTCCTCATGCAATGAACAGCGCTGCCTATTGGGAACTGAGAAAGTCTTTTGCCCAGAAATATGGGGCCAAGTTTAGTAACATTGATGGCTCCGCTCCATCAGACGAGAAAGCACTGCAAGAGGAATTTCGCTCTAATCTGGAAGCTGTAGTCGCTGTCATGAGAGAAGATGCAGAGCTTACCAGCTACCTAGCCGATCGACTGGTGGAAATCGGTAACTCTGTACCTGAGACACTCACCTCCTATCGCTTGCAGGACAGCTCTCCTTTCGACGATCCACGCTTCTGGGATGCTGAAAGCTATCCAGAAACCCTATGGGCGAAGCCTGGAGAGAATAAAGCCAACAGAGCTGCAATGGGAGCTTGGGGCTCTTACATCAATGCACTGGGAAGAAAGCAGTACAATCGCCCGCTCTTCCTTGCAGCCTCTGCTGACCTCAGTGGTTCGACAAACCTTTCTGGGTTTGGCTCTGACTGGGAAGACACGAAAGGATATGGTTGGTATGAACGGGTAGGCAGTGATGAGGGAGTTATGGCTCCAACCGAGATTACCGAATTCACCAACGCGGGTATCATGGCCGCTGTTGCAGGCTTGAACTTGAGTAACTCACCCAAGACCTCCTTTGATGGGTTCTACGGGGCTGTTTCCACCTATGCCTCCTTCTCCTATCTGAAATATGGCCCGATGCGTCTGTTCAGCCAATACGCACAGGACAGTGATGTAAAGGTTGGAAAGGTGCTTTGGGTTGGTGCCCACTCGGGACCTGAGACTGCTGATGACAGCAGGACTCACTTCGGGATCTTCTCGGTAGGAGTACATCAACTGTTTCCAAAGAATCATATGATCACACTTCACCCTTGGGATTACAATGAAGTCCCGGTCCTGCTGGCTGAAGCATTCAAGAGTCATATCCCTATCATCTCTCTGTTTGTCACTCGCCCGGCTTACCCCATTCCAGATCGTGAGAAACTCGGTATTCCCTCCCATTTTGCAGCAGCAAAGGGAGCATACATCCTCAGGGATTATAAGAAAGGAAAAGAGAGAGGCGGCACCTTGTATGTACAGGGAACCAGTGCTGTGCACAGCATTCTCTCTCTGCTTCCTGTTCTGAAGGAGAAGCAGCTGAATGTGAAGATTGTCTGTGTAACCAGTACTGAGTTGTTTGCATTGCAAGACTCAGCCTATCGTGAGACAATCATATCTCCTGCAGATCGCGTAGATTCCACATTCATCACCACCCAGGCAAAACGGACCATGGCAGACTGGGTATTCAACTCACTCAGTGAGCAGTACTCGCTCTCCAGTGACCATGATGATCGTTGGAGAAGCGGTGGTAATCTGGATGAAGTGCTTGATGAAGCACACATGAGTCCCGAATGGGTCCTCAAGAATATTGAGCGCTTCGTCTCAGAAAGGTCTGAAAGAATGGCACAACTCACAAATCAGCTCAACCAGGCGTTGGGCGAATAATAAGGATTTACTATGGCTGTAAAAGAATTACGGAACGGAGAAGCAGTAGTAGGGACCATGATTCGCATGGTACGTAACCCTGGGATTGTCTTGTTGGCGGCAAATGCCGGTCTCGATTTCATCATGTTCGACATGGAGCATGGATCTTTTAATTTTGAGACCATTACAGACGCGGCCTCAATGGCACGAACCAGGGGCATTGATTGCTTTGTACGAGTTCCTGAACTTTCGAAGGGAAATGTTTCAAGGTGTTTGGATTGTGGTGTTACCGGCATCATGGTTCCCATGATCAGGAATGGGGAGGAAGCCCAGAAATTTGCAAACTGGGCAAAGTTTGCTCCTATCGGTGAGCGGGGACTGGGAGGCAATGGAGCTCATACTGGATATCTGGATACTTCCAAGGATTCTATCGCCTTCATGGAAGAGGAGAACAAGAAGATTCTGACCATTGCACAGATTGAATTGAAAGAAGCAATTGAGCATATTGATGAGATTGCTACTGTAAAGGGAATCGATGCACTCCTGATCGGACCGGCCGACCTCTCAAACTCCTACGGCATTAGCGGACAATTCAACCACCCAGTCATGGATGAAGCAATCCAGAAGGTTGCTGATGCAGCAAAGAAGCATGGAAAGGTATTTGGCTTCCACGCTGGAGAAGCACTCACCAGAAAGTGGATCCCCTCTGGCTTAAAACTCAGGATGAGCAATATGGATATCAACCTATTGGCAAATGCCATGAAGGAGATCAATTCACTGAGGGATTAGTTCAAGACTCTACTCACAGAGAAAGCTGCTTTGCTATTATGCAAGGCAGCTTTCTTGTTGGTATCTCTCGAAACAAAATGGAAACATTTACGTTATCAAAAACTACTAATCATGATATGGTTTTTTCATACTGATAGTGCAAAAAGACAGAAGGTCGCCCAACTGGACGACCCCCTGCAATACACAATTACGTTCGTTTTATTCCACGACGTCGAAGCCACCATCGATGAGGCTCTGACGGAGGTTCTCCATCTGAGCGGCCGGGCTTGGCATCGTGGGAAGGTAGGGCCTGCCCACCTTGCTCCCCACCAGGTTCGCAAGGTCCTTGGTGGCCACGGGGAAGCTCGACTTGTCGGTCGCCAGGCGGATCGGGTTCAGCCTCAGCTGCGCCTCCAGCGATCCCTTGATGTCCCCGGCC is from uncultured Sphaerochaeta sp. and encodes:
- a CDS encoding TIM barrel protein, whose protein sequence is MHEPLSHYMKVGLIHFMAYPVSNGKGPVAETFRKICLDPFFEVAEITWIQDPEVRAQVKQMKEVSHLSVTFGAQPCLLSQKMNINDLDEQKRIKAVQQLKDNVDEAYEIGATALAYLSGPYEEKTREQSYQALVASTKELCAYAASKGSLKIALEVFDYDIDKKSLIGPADLASRFAKEIRIDYPEFGLMVDLSHIPLLHETIEESLDPVKEYIVHAHMGNCVMKDPSLPGYGDQHPRFGFPNSENDVEELAAYLEYLLSIGFLNKENRPVVSFEVKPQEGEDPELVIANAKRTLLRAWAHVTTKD
- a CDS encoding GntR family transcriptional regulator produces the protein MIHKNDQLYQTAAEKAYEAISEKIISGEYEPGKRLVRRQLAQELGMSAIPILEAMKRLEQDGLIEYRAHWGSIVTIPTIDRVMDMFTMREALECQVARILAVKATEEQQEQLLSLAKELDKIRYEANDAETVTHLHIKFHLQMAEFTGFPSLLAGLQKNNFQWLIFNATRSRRLRANIQPYWHTTLLEHIFKHDPDLAEKKMREHIYDAYNPILEDLQQIH
- a CDS encoding transketolase, producing MSRLFSTHQKSLAYWEKTADLVDQFIDIPLNYRQSGHPGGSRSKVHMLLSLMLSGAMRWDIRDSDKRFSDKFILGCGHTIPLVYATLAVLNEALRIKYEETKDPKYLVKGGSERTLLWEDLLGFRHQGGLSGHAEATGKTSFLQTNTGPSGHGTPGAAGTAFALKRAGAGEVQVFIFEGEGGLTPGSTHETLNTAWGMALDNLHFLVDWNDFGIDGHTTSSVVPGTPEDWFAPHGWRVCGTEQGSDFASVTEVLKTLIASDDEQKRPSMAWFKTRKGRGYGKYDAASHGAPHAMNSAAYWELRKSFAQKYGAKFSNIDGSAPSDEKALQEEFRSNLEAVVAVMREDAELTSYLADRLVEIGNSVPETLTSYRLQDSSPFDDPRFWDAESYPETLWAKPGENKANRAAMGAWGSYINALGRKQYNRPLFLAASADLSGSTNLSGFGSDWEDTKGYGWYERVGSDEGVMAPTEITEFTNAGIMAAVAGLNLSNSPKTSFDGFYGAVSTYASFSYLKYGPMRLFSQYAQDSDVKVGKVLWVGAHSGPETADDSRTHFGIFSVGVHQLFPKNHMITLHPWDYNEVPVLLAEAFKSHIPIISLFVTRPAYPIPDREKLGIPSHFAAAKGAYILRDYKKGKERGGTLYVQGTSAVHSILSLLPVLKEKQLNVKIVCVTSTELFALQDSAYRETIISPADRVDSTFITTQAKRTMADWVFNSLSEQYSLSSDHDDRWRSGGNLDEVLDEAHMSPEWVLKNIERFVSERSERMAQLTNQLNQALGE
- a CDS encoding aldolase/citrate lyase family protein; this encodes MAVKELRNGEAVVGTMIRMVRNPGIVLLAANAGLDFIMFDMEHGSFNFETITDAASMARTRGIDCFVRVPELSKGNVSRCLDCGVTGIMVPMIRNGEEAQKFANWAKFAPIGERGLGGNGAHTGYLDTSKDSIAFMEEENKKILTIAQIELKEAIEHIDEIATVKGIDALLIGPADLSNSYGISGQFNHPVMDEAIQKVADAAKKHGKVFGFHAGEALTRKWIPSGLKLRMSNMDINLLANAMKEINSLRD